The window GGCCAGGGCGATACGTTGACGCTGGCCACCGGACAGTTGCTCCGGGTAGCGATCCGCCAACCAGTCCAGCTGCACCATGTTCAGCAGCTCGTGAACCTTGACCGCGATCTGGCTCTCGTTCGGGCGCTGGTTCTTGGGCTTCATGCGCAGACCGAAGGCGACGTTGTCGAACACGGTCATGTGGCGGAACAGCGCGTAGTGCTGGAACACGAAACCGACGTTGCGATCACGCACGTCGTGGCCGGAGACGTCTTCGCCATGGAAAACGATGCTGCCGTCATCCGGCGTTTCCAGGCCGGCAATGATGCGCAGCAAGGTGGTCTTGCCGCAGCCGGACGGACCCAGCAACGCCACCAGCTCGCCACTCTGGATGTCCAGATTGATGCTGTTCAGGGCCTTGAAGGCGTTGAAGTTCTTGCTGACATTACGGACTTCGATCGACATGAATTATTCCTCCGCCGCACTGTGGCGCAGACGGTTAATGCGCGCTTCGCTCCACTGCTTGAGCAGCAGGATGAACAGCGCAAGGATCAGCAACAAGCTCGCCACGGCAAAGGCTGCCACGTGGTTGTACTCGTTATAGAGAATTTCGACGTGCAGCGGCAGGGTGTTGGTGACGCCACGAATGTGCCCGGACACCACCGATACCGCGCCAAACTCACCCATGGCCCGTGCAGTACAGAGCACCACGCCATAGATCAGGCCCCACTTGATGTTCGGCACGGTCACATGCCAGAACATCTGCCAGCCATTGGCGCCCAGCAGCCGCGCGGCCTCTTCTTCCTGGGTGCCCTGCTCCTGCATCAGCGGGATCAGTTCACGGGCCACGAAGGGGACGGTGACGAAGATGGTCGCCAGGACAATACCCGGCAAGGCGAACACGATCTGGATGTCATGGTCCTGCAGCCACGGCCCGAAGAAGCCCTGAGCGCC of the Paucimonas lemoignei genome contains:
- the cysW_2 gene encoding sulfate ABC transporter permease, which translates into the protein MSYSSVSAVASANAARRGSAVSRRILIILCWLVFLLFLGLPLFIVVSQGLKNGLGAFFTAILEPDALSALKLTVIAVLISVPLNLVFGVSAAWCVSKYSFRGKSILVTLIDLPFSVSPVIAGLVYVLMFGAQGFFGPWLQDHDIQIVFALPGIVLATIFVTVPFVARELIPLMQEQGTQEEEAARLLGANGWQMFWHVTVPNIKWGLIYGVVLCTARAMGEFGAVSVVSGHIRGVTNTLPLHVEILYNEYNHVAAFAVASLLLILALFILLLKQWSEARINRLRHSAAEE